One Telluria mixta DNA window includes the following coding sequences:
- a CDS encoding transporter produces the protein MPTRHFSCACLLAGILALPAARAADDDIINPDRPDVAESSQVVGAHRVQLEAGLQWDRQRDPDAHVRTLTMPTMLRIGLSPTLELRLETEGRTIAHASNPDTGVHTVDAGWAESAASVKWHVVDQDGMRPSVGLIAGVALPTGSRALRGTGFRPSLMLPADWDLGHDWSLSVMPGVGRDSDEGNSGAGAHYTYGVFAAALGKAFSERLRGFVEVAAPRIARAAHGGTQAVADAGVSWLVNRDCMLDAMVVHGLNRNTPDLSLAFGISVRR, from the coding sequence ATGCCTACCCGCCACTTTTCATGCGCCTGCCTGCTGGCCGGCATCCTTGCCCTCCCGGCCGCGCGCGCCGCCGACGATGACATCATCAACCCCGATCGCCCCGACGTCGCCGAGTCCAGCCAGGTGGTGGGCGCGCACCGCGTGCAGCTCGAAGCCGGCCTGCAATGGGACCGTCAGCGCGACCCGGATGCCCATGTGCGCACCCTGACGATGCCCACGATGCTGCGCATCGGCTTGTCGCCCACGCTGGAATTGCGGCTGGAGACGGAAGGCCGCACGATCGCGCATGCGAGCAACCCGGACACGGGCGTGCACACGGTGGACGCCGGCTGGGCGGAGAGCGCCGCGAGCGTCAAATGGCATGTCGTCGACCAGGACGGCATGCGCCCGTCCGTCGGCCTGATCGCGGGCGTCGCGCTGCCGACAGGCAGCCGCGCACTGCGCGGGACGGGTTTCCGGCCTTCGTTGATGCTGCCGGCCGATTGGGACCTCGGCCATGACTGGTCGCTGAGCGTGATGCCGGGCGTGGGGCGCGACAGCGATGAAGGCAATAGCGGCGCCGGCGCGCACTACACGTACGGCGTGTTCGCCGCGGCGCTGGGCAAGGCGTTCAGCGAGCGCTTGCGCGGTTTCGTCGAAGTGGCCGCCCCACGGATCGCGCGCGCGGCGCACGGCGGCACGCAGGCGGTGGCCGATGCCGGCGTGTCGTGGCTCGTGAACCGCGATTGCATGCTCGATGCGATGGTCGTGCATGGGTTGAACCGGAATACGCCGGACCTGAGCCTGGCGTTCGGCATATCGGTCCGGCGCTGA